One segment of Thermosipho africanus Ob7 DNA contains the following:
- a CDS encoding AAA family ATPase, translating into MRIESIKLSKFKQFKDFKIEFSKDNNQDNDFHVIVAKMGVGKSNLLESINWCLYGKEIFGKITKPTDPDVLNNNCLNDDGEHIVRVNLNLSDGKESYLILRESKFKVNDKKAISLNESHLSFSKEMGIILKDIDAKKEIENLLPEDLRDQFFFKGERLDNYFDENKE; encoded by the coding sequence TTGAGAATTGAGAGTATAAAATTATCAAAATTCAAACAATTTAAAGATTTTAAAATTGAATTTTCTAAAGATAATAATCAAGATAATGACTTTCATGTAATTGTTGCAAAAATGGGTGTGGGAAAAAGTAATTTACTTGAATCTATTAATTGGTGTTTATATGGGAAAGAAATTTTTGGGAAAATAACAAAACCTACTGATCCTGATGTTTTAAATAATAATTGTTTAAATGATGACGGAGAACATATTGTAAGAGTTAATTTGAATTTATCAGATGGAAAAGAAAGTTATTTGATCTTAAGAGAATCAAAGTTTAAAGTAAATGACAAAAAAGCTATTTCTTTAAATGAAAGTCATCTTTCTTTTAGTAAAGAAATGGGAATAATCTTAAAAGATATAGATGCAAAAAAAGAGATTGAAAATCTTTTACCTGAAGATTTAAGAGATCAATTTTTCTTTAAAGGAGAAAGGTTGGATAATTATTTTGATGAAAATAAGGAGTAA
- a CDS encoding DEAD/DEAH box helicase family protein: MSFKDLILKRTYSSEVDDILNDFYIPVLKESISYFRISGFFTSESLAIAARGILGLIKNEGKMKLIVSPRLTFEDVETIKEANQDPSKYINSILEKNIELLENEFVRDHLFALGWMIANNKLEIKIALLYSLEGNVMLSEEIIDSGLFHQKIGIFTDKEGNIISFSGSINETLLGWQRNVEEFKIFRSWIDVENEYVKEDLKKFEKYWSNNATNLKVIEIPEAIKQKLVKIVPKDFDINSLEKWYKKDNDNKLKKITLFEHQNEAINSWKSNNFKGIISMATGTGKTYTAIGAIDRILKNNQKHFIVISVPYSHLIEQWNNSIKKFGLEVNFIVKCFSENSKWHSDLKRYVRKLLLGQIKNLLVISTHDTLVSGKMKDILLNIKADIKTILVADEVHSIGSLNRRENLSNIFRYRLGLSATPKRMYDDFGNSFLKEYFGEIVYEFSLCDAIYKINPLTYNTFLTPYYYYPYLCTLTENETKKYNYLTLKILNLVKNSLDNIFDEIDTDEKLKMLLIKRSKIIKAARNKIKVLEDIISDIEKNHGEISHTIIFTDDKLINETIDLLNSKNIYAVKFTQELSNKQRIDVLENFGKGIIQVLVAMKILDEGVDVPESKIAIIMSSSTNPREFIQRIGRILRISENKKYSYIYDIITKPKFIEDAVLNLEDSLFKAEKERVKIIAKCALNYKEVMDKVNEI; this comes from the coding sequence ATGAGCTTTAAAGATTTGATTTTGAAAAGAACTTATTCTTCTGAAGTTGATGACATTTTAAATGATTTTTACATACCAGTTTTAAAAGAATCAATAAGTTATTTTCGAATATCTGGGTTCTTTACTTCGGAATCATTAGCTATTGCTGCTAGAGGAATATTAGGTTTAATAAAAAATGAAGGAAAAATGAAATTAATTGTATCACCAAGATTGACTTTTGAAGATGTAGAAACTATTAAAGAGGCAAATCAGGATCCTTCAAAATATATAAATTCTATTCTTGAAAAAAATATAGAACTTCTGGAAAACGAATTTGTTAGAGATCATTTATTTGCTTTAGGCTGGATGATAGCGAATAATAAGTTAGAAATAAAAATTGCACTATTGTATAGCCTAGAAGGTAATGTTATGTTATCAGAAGAAATAATTGATTCAGGTTTATTTCATCAAAAAATTGGAATATTTACTGACAAGGAAGGAAATATTATTTCATTTAGTGGCTCTATAAATGAAACATTATTAGGTTGGCAAAGAAATGTTGAGGAATTTAAGATATTTAGAAGTTGGATAGATGTTGAAAATGAATATGTAAAAGAAGATCTAAAAAAATTTGAAAAATATTGGAGTAATAATGCAACTAATTTAAAAGTTATTGAAATACCAGAGGCAATTAAACAAAAATTAGTCAAAATAGTTCCCAAAGATTTTGATATTAACTCTCTTGAAAAATGGTATAAAAAAGATAACGATAATAAATTAAAAAAGATAACTCTTTTTGAACACCAGAATGAAGCAATTAATAGCTGGAAATCTAATAATTTTAAGGGAATTATTTCAATGGCAACGGGTACTGGTAAAACTTATACAGCAATAGGAGCAATTGATAGAATTTTAAAGAATAATCAAAAACATTTTATTGTAATCTCTGTACCTTATTCTCATTTAATTGAGCAGTGGAATAATTCAATTAAAAAATTTGGCTTAGAAGTTAATTTTATAGTAAAGTGTTTTTCTGAAAACAGTAAATGGCATTCTGATCTTAAAAGATATGTAAGAAAGCTTTTACTGGGGCAAATTAAAAACTTATTGGTAATTTCTACACACGATACTTTAGTAAGTGGCAAAATGAAAGATATATTATTAAATATAAAAGCAGATATTAAAACAATTTTGGTTGCTGACGAAGTACATAGTATTGGTTCTTTAAATAGACGAGAGAATTTATCAAATATTTTTCGTTATAGGCTCGGACTTAGTGCCACACCTAAGAGAATGTACGATGACTTTGGGAATAGTTTTTTAAAAGAATATTTTGGTGAAATTGTATATGAATTTTCTCTTTGTGATGCTATTTATAAGATTAATCCTTTAACTTATAATACATTTTTGACTCCATATTATTATTATCCATATTTGTGTACATTAACTGAGAATGAAACAAAAAAGTATAATTACCTAACTTTAAAAATACTTAATTTAGTGAAAAATTCTTTAGATAATATTTTTGATGAAATTGATACTGATGAAAAATTAAAAATGCTTTTAATAAAGAGAAGTAAAATTATTAAAGCTGCAAGAAACAAGATAAAAGTTTTAGAAGATATAATTAGTGATATTGAAAAGAATCATGGAGAAATTAGTCATACAATAATTTTTACAGATGATAAGTTAATAAATGAAACTATTGATTTATTGAATTCAAAAAATATATATGCAGTCAAATTTACTCAAGAATTGTCTAATAAACAAAGGATTGATGTATTGGAAAATTTTGGGAAAGGGATTATTCAGGTACTTGTAGCGATGAAAATACTTGATGAAGGTGTTGATGTGCCAGAATCTAAAATTGCAATTATAATGTCAAGCAGTACAAATCCTAGAGAATTCATACAAAGAATTGGAAGAATTTTAAGGATTTCTGAAAATAAAAAGTATTCTTATATTTACGATATAATCACAAAACCAAAGTTTATAGAAGATGCGGTTCTAAACTTGGAAGACTCTTTGTTTAAAGCTGAAAAGGAAAGGGTAAAAATTATCGCAAAGTGTGCTTTAAACTACAAAGAGGTAATGGACAAAGTGAATGAAATATAA